A genomic region of Photobacterium swingsii contains the following coding sequences:
- a CDS encoding CPXCG motif-containing cysteine-rich protein, whose translation MKQYSEQSANCPHCGHHIHITLDTSGGSQEFYDDCPACCHAIHLNMQVDELHKTINLFIDADDEQIF comes from the coding sequence ATGAAACAATATTCTGAACAATCGGCAAACTGCCCACACTGCGGTCACCACATTCATATCACATTAGATACCAGTGGTGGCAGCCAAGAGTTTTATGATGACTGCCCGGCTTGTTGTCATGCCATTCATCTCAACATGCAGGTAGATGAACTGCACAAAACCATTAACCTTTTCATCGATGCAGATGACGAGCAGATCTTTTAA